A portion of the Francisella uliginis genome contains these proteins:
- a CDS encoding type I restriction-modification system subunit M, translated as MAQVKKKANTKSMEETLWDSANKLRGSVESSEYKHIVLGLIFLKFVSDTFEERREQLIAEGKEAFIDMVEFYTMENVFYLPEESRWSYIKQNAKQDDIALKIDTALSTIEKNNPSLKGALPDNYFSRLGLDVSKLSSLIDTINNINTIADKGNDIVGRVYEYFLSKFAIAEGKGKGEFYTPKSIVNLIANMIEPYKGKIYDPACGSGGMFVQSIKFIEAHKGNKKDISIYGQEYTGTTYKLAKMNLAIRGISANLGDVPADTFFKDQHPDLKADFIMANPPFNQKDWRGANELLDDPRWAGYDVPPKSNANYGWILNIVSKLSQNGVAGFILANGALSGGGEEYKIRKKLIENDLVEAILILPMRMFYTTDISVTIWILNANKKQREFEQNGKQKSHRDRTNEILFMDLRQKGVPFEKKFIQFDEKNIQEISDTYHIWQSDKESYKDIPEYCNSVTIDEVIAKDYSLVPSKYIEFVNRDENIDFDEKMKNLQAEFGELLKQEEQSKKELLTVFKELGYEIKL; from the coding sequence ATGGCTCAAGTAAAAAAGAAAGCAAATACCAAGTCTATGGAAGAGACTCTTTGGGATAGTGCAAATAAACTAAGGGGCTCAGTTGAGTCTAGCGAATATAAACATATAGTTTTAGGGCTAATATTTTTAAAATTTGTTAGCGATACTTTTGAAGAACGCCGAGAGCAACTAATAGCCGAAGGCAAAGAAGCATTTATCGACATGGTAGAGTTTTATACTATGGAAAATGTCTTCTATCTACCAGAAGAATCTAGGTGGTCATATATCAAGCAAAATGCCAAACAAGACGATATAGCTCTCAAGATAGATACAGCTCTATCAACTATTGAAAAAAATAACCCTAGTTTAAAAGGTGCATTACCAGATAACTATTTCTCAAGGCTTGGGCTAGATGTGAGTAAACTCTCTAGCTTGATAGATACTATAAATAATATCAACACTATAGCCGACAAAGGTAATGACATAGTAGGGCGAGTGTATGAATATTTCTTGAGTAAATTTGCGATAGCAGAGGGTAAGGGTAAAGGTGAGTTCTACACGCCAAAATCAATCGTAAATCTAATTGCGAATATGATAGAACCATACAAAGGTAAAATATACGATCCAGCTTGTGGTTCGGGTGGTATGTTTGTCCAATCTATCAAGTTTATAGAAGCTCATAAGGGTAACAAAAAAGACATCTCAATCTATGGACAAGAATATACAGGTACTACATACAAACTAGCTAAGATGAATCTAGCAATCCGTGGAATCTCGGCAAATCTTGGAGATGTGCCAGCAGATACATTTTTCAAAGATCAACATCCTGATCTAAAAGCTGATTTTATAATGGCGAATCCACCATTTAACCAAAAAGATTGGCGTGGAGCAAATGAGCTATTAGATGATCCGCGTTGGGCGGGTTATGATGTACCACCAAAGTCAAATGCAAACTATGGTTGGATACTCAATATAGTTTCTAAGCTATCGCAAAATGGTGTAGCTGGTTTTATCCTAGCTAATGGTGCTCTAAGTGGTGGTGGCGAAGAATACAAAATCCGTAAAAAGCTAATAGAAAATGATCTAGTTGAAGCTATTTTAATACTACCAATGAGAATGTTTTACACTACAGATATTAGTGTGACTATCTGGATACTTAATGCTAATAAAAAACAGAGGGAATTTGAGCAGAATGGTAAGCAAAAGAGCCATAGAGATAGAACTAATGAGATTTTATTTATGGATTTACGCCAAAAGGGTGTGCCATTTGAGAAGAAATTTATTCAGTTTGATGAAAAAAATATCCAAGAAATATCAGACACTTATCATATTTGGCAATCTGATAAAGAGTCATATAAAGATATTCCAGAGTATTGTAATAGTGTAACTATAGATGAAGTCATTGCCAAAGACTACTCATTAGTACCAAGTAAATATATAGAATTTGTAAATAGAGATGAGAATATAGATTTTGATGAGAAAATGAAAAATCTACAAGCTGAATTTGGCGAGCTACTAAAGCAAGAAGAGCAATCAAAAAAAGAACTTCTAACAGTATTTAAAGAGTTGGGTTATGAGATCAAATTATAA
- a CDS encoding restriction endonuclease subunit S, with protein sequence MRSNYKKLGNYIQQVKKRNADNFLTVENLRGININKEFMPSVANVTGTDLSKYKVVEKNQFAYNPMHVGRDGVLPISMLELEQKVIVSPAYVIFEVVDKQILLPEYLMMWFRRSEFDRNAWFTTDSSVRGGFNWDDFCELELPIPSIEKQREIVAEYYAITNRIKLNEQLNQKLEETAQAIYKEWFVDFNFPHNFSHSELDSESDIRPYKSGGGEMVWCEELEKEIPKGWGVSKLSDFAEIKAGGDKPKIVKKYMSSKYSIPIFGNSTVDEGLYGFTNAPKVTKKSITVSARGAIIGYTVLRLASFVPIVRLIVITPYSESFLCYLYLSISSLRFHSESSAQGQLTVPDISSFEILKPAVNIVTKFSCFIDKILSRVDLKKKEILELNRLKEILLSKMATVEG encoded by the coding sequence ATGAGATCAAATTATAAAAAACTTGGTAACTATATCCAGCAAGTTAAGAAAAGAAATGCTGATAATTTTTTAACTGTTGAAAATCTTAGAGGTATAAATATTAATAAAGAATTTATGCCGTCTGTAGCAAATGTTACAGGAACTGATTTATCAAAATATAAAGTAGTAGAGAAAAATCAATTTGCATATAACCCAATGCACGTTGGTAGAGATGGTGTATTACCAATAAGTATGCTGGAATTAGAGCAGAAAGTTATAGTATCTCCTGCTTATGTTATTTTTGAGGTAGTGGACAAGCAAATTTTGCTTCCAGAATATCTAATGATGTGGTTTAGAAGAAGTGAGTTTGATAGAAATGCTTGGTTTACTACAGATAGTAGTGTTAGAGGTGGATTTAACTGGGATGATTTTTGTGAGTTAGAACTACCAATCCCATCAATAGAAAAACAGCGTGAGATAGTAGCAGAGTATTATGCAATTACAAATCGAATCAAACTAAATGAACAACTAAACCAAAAACTAGAAGAAACAGCTCAAGCCATATATAAAGAGTGGTTTGTGGATTTCAATTTTCCACACAATTTTAGTCATTCTGAACTTGATTCAGAATCTGATATCCGACCGTACAAGTCTGGCGGTGGTGAGATGGTTTGGTGCGAGGAGCTTGAGAAGGAGATTCCGAAGGGGTGGGGCGTATCTAAACTAAGTGATTTCGCTGAAATAAAAGCAGGTGGAGATAAACCTAAAATAGTCAAAAAATATATGTCTAGTAAATATAGTATTCCAATATTTGGAAATAGTACTGTAGATGAAGGACTTTATGGTTTTACGAACGCTCCTAAAGTAACAAAAAAATCAATTACAGTATCAGCAAGAGGGGCAATCATAGGCTATACTGTTTTGAGGCTAGCTTCTTTTGTTCCTATTGTTCGTTTGATTGTGATTACTCCATATTCAGAAAGTTTTTTATGTTATCTATATTTATCTATAAGTTCTCTTAGGTTTCATAGTGAATCCTCTGCTCAAGGACAATTAACTGTTCCTGATATATCATCTTTTGAAATTTTAAAGCCAGCTGTAAACATTGTTACAAAATTCTCTTGTTTTATAGACAAAATATTATCAAGAGTGGATTTGAAAAAGAAAGAGATTTTAGAGCTTAATAGACTTAAAGAAATATTACTTTCAAAAATGGCAACTGTGGAGGGGTGA
- a CDS encoding type IV secretion system DNA-binding domain-containing protein translates to MKNQKTYTNKNSINIQLLPFMLILLPVISAIVILISARSPNLQGLFAILERISGGFGFHTDYGWLWRAVLFFPFLSVAYYIGYTMLKSQQQTFGVQALRLSIKTLFIFVFSCFLIGVSWAIAVYVSKVMSFMSFYGNIFDRVATLTNQYPYMKAYSLLEDYIWANLVYFYITLAIVAVVHIVLSRTVYPSKIEPAFSDYISSIASNNKRSEGLTSSKDELLELKQRLSKMKTFDPATFFKKDRIFIAKDIENNKPIYIEDSKIKNRELKHVCIVGSSGSGKGVFTQYFLAQACIKNNPIIVLDCNDDEHVMKNLKHTAENMGKDFHWIDFKQYNKPQLDLLQGATPHQFKELTNTLFPTLKITEGGANYFSQFSRRARTVYESEVEGVRCMFDLHTKVLSKYGEDRFKNDDGHMPQFIQEFFDFANIPMFKVNESMSIAEAIKNGDVIYISCPDMSADDEITYLCKALLIRILQIISSRNIDNSNHVFLFVDEFADFVNKTVKAAIEKIRKKRCTMVMNMTSFESLAGLQSDVDGNSVIDTVKINSIKLIYEQPHESISEKASKMTGEKIIKVERNHIKRNEALKEIDQVMETVQTSQKTNVFSATMLANLPPKVGVLVGHGLPRLVQTEILKYPPNVEYPTLIQAEPYNANDSETDSEDDNDIMGAL, encoded by the coding sequence ATGAAAAATCAAAAAACATATACAAACAAAAATAGTATCAATATACAACTATTACCATTTATGCTGATTTTACTACCAGTAATTTCAGCTATAGTAATTTTAATTTCGGCAAGAAGCCCAAATCTACAAGGCCTATTTGCAATTTTGGAGAGAATATCAGGAGGTTTTGGATTTCATACAGACTATGGTTGGCTTTGGCGAGCTGTACTATTTTTCCCATTTTTAAGCGTTGCATATTACATTGGCTATACAATGCTCAAATCTCAGCAACAAACCTTTGGGGTTCAAGCTTTAAGATTAAGCATCAAGACATTGTTTATTTTTGTCTTTTCATGCTTTTTAATAGGAGTTAGTTGGGCAATAGCAGTTTATGTATCCAAAGTAATGAGTTTTATGAGCTTTTATGGAAATATCTTTGATAGAGTTGCAACTTTAACAAATCAGTATCCATACATGAAAGCGTACTCTTTGTTAGAAGATTATATTTGGGCTAATTTAGTATATTTTTATATAACATTAGCTATAGTTGCAGTAGTTCATATCGTCTTATCTAGAACAGTATATCCTAGTAAGATTGAGCCAGCATTTAGTGATTATATTTCTAGCATAGCTTCTAACAATAAAAGAAGTGAAGGATTAACTAGCTCAAAAGATGAGCTACTAGAATTAAAACAAAGACTTAGCAAGATGAAGACATTTGATCCCGCTACTTTTTTTAAAAAAGATCGAATATTCATAGCTAAGGATATTGAGAACAATAAGCCCATATATATAGAGGATTCAAAAATAAAAAATAGAGAACTTAAGCATGTTTGTATAGTTGGTTCTAGCGGTTCTGGTAAGGGAGTTTTTACTCAGTATTTTCTTGCGCAGGCGTGTATAAAAAACAACCCAATTATAGTATTAGATTGCAATGACGATGAACACGTTATGAAAAATCTCAAACATACCGCTGAAAATATGGGTAAGGACTTCCATTGGATTGACTTTAAGCAATATAACAAACCCCAGCTAGACCTACTTCAGGGAGCTACACCCCATCAGTTCAAAGAGCTCACAAATACGCTATTTCCTACTCTAAAAATAACAGAAGGGGGAGCTAACTATTTTTCACAGTTTTCAAGGAGAGCTAGAACAGTATATGAAAGCGAGGTTGAAGGTGTTAGATGCATGTTTGACTTACATACAAAAGTTTTAAGTAAGTATGGAGAAGATAGATTCAAAAATGATGATGGTCATATGCCTCAGTTTATACAAGAATTTTTTGATTTCGCTAATATTCCTATGTTTAAGGTAAATGAAAGTATGTCTATAGCAGAGGCTATTAAAAATGGTGATGTCATCTATATCTCATGTCCTGATATGTCAGCAGATGATGAGATAACCTATTTATGTAAAGCCTTACTCATCAGAATTTTGCAGATAATAAGCTCTAGAAATATAGACAACTCTAACCATGTATTTCTATTTGTAGATGAATTTGCTGATTTTGTTAATAAAACAGTTAAAGCAGCTATTGAGAAGATACGTAAGAAGAGATGTACTATGGTGATGAATATGACTTCGTTTGAGAGTTTGGCAGGATTGCAGTCAGATGTTGATGGTAATTCAGTAATTGATACTGTTAAAATCAATTCTATAAAATTAATTTATGAACAACCACATGAAAGCATATCTGAAAAAGCTAGTAAAATGACTGGTGAAAAGATAATTAAAGTTGAACGTAATCATATTAAAAGAAATGAGGCTCTTAAAGAAATTGACCAAGTCATGGAGACCGTTCAAACTTCACAAAAAACTAATGTTTTTAGCGCAACAATGTTGGCAAATCTCCCTCCTAAAGTAGGAGTTCTTGTTGGTCATGGCTTACCACGACTAGTTCAGACAGAGATTTTAAAGTATCCTCCAAATGTAGAATATCCAACCCTAATACAAGCTGAACCTTATAATGCAAATGACTCTGAAACAGATTCAGAAGATGATAATGATATCATGGGGGCTTTATGA
- a CDS encoding AAA family ATPase — MLNKNSDQQFDINNISSILINDEESVKWTLEKINELTNRFNEGVISDSKYKKMKQSHLDMLNFFIKSSIKKNLTDENIDIVEDIDQSIGFFEFCNIVSSAYKEIQNQVVSKKVQALSWDQVIAKDLRSKEFLLEPIIKEKDLIMVYAERGVGKTHLSTGIAWAISTGTSFLSWEANRSVNTLFIDGEMPLVSIRDRLMNLSNGLSNSQFKIVSHDTLLADQIMPDLSTLEGQESLEDLVDWADFIVLDNLATLCRSGRENTTEAWRITQDWLLSLRANGKTILLVDHAGKNGTNRGSSAKQDVLDTVLCLKHPSDYEYEQGARFIVKVEKNRNGEKIEDIEVHLVNGHWNISTAKQSRNERIIEMYKSDMTQRDIAQEMDCSLGLVSKVIKAYKQNKK, encoded by the coding sequence ATGTTAAATAAAAACTCAGATCAGCAATTTGATATAAACAATATAAGTTCTATTTTGATTAACGACGAGGAATCTGTTAAGTGGACATTAGAAAAAATTAATGAGCTTACAAATAGATTTAACGAGGGAGTAATTTCTGATAGTAAATATAAAAAAATGAAACAGTCACATTTAGATATGTTGAACTTTTTTATTAAAAGCTCAATCAAAAAAAATCTAACAGATGAAAATATAGATATAGTTGAGGATATAGATCAAAGCATTGGTTTCTTTGAGTTTTGTAATATTGTCAGTTCAGCATATAAAGAGATCCAGAACCAAGTTGTGTCTAAAAAAGTTCAAGCATTGTCATGGGATCAAGTGATTGCTAAGGATTTAAGATCTAAAGAATTTTTGCTTGAGCCTATTATAAAAGAAAAAGATCTAATAATGGTCTATGCAGAACGAGGTGTAGGAAAAACGCATCTATCTACAGGAATTGCTTGGGCAATATCTACAGGTACAAGTTTTCTAAGTTGGGAAGCTAATAGATCTGTAAATACATTATTTATAGATGGGGAAATGCCTTTAGTAAGCATAAGAGATAGATTAATGAATCTATCTAATGGACTTTCAAATAGCCAATTTAAAATTGTAAGTCATGATACTTTATTAGCTGACCAGATAATGCCAGATCTATCAACCCTAGAAGGACAAGAATCTCTCGAAGATCTTGTTGATTGGGCTGATTTTATAGTTTTAGATAATTTAGCTACCCTATGTCGTAGTGGTAGGGAAAATACAACAGAAGCATGGCGTATTACGCAAGATTGGTTGTTGAGTCTCAGAGCTAACGGTAAAACTATTCTTTTAGTAGATCATGCTGGCAAAAATGGAACTAATAGAGGTTCATCAGCTAAACAAGATGTGTTGGATACTGTTTTATGTCTCAAACATCCTTCTGACTATGAGTATGAGCAGGGTGCTAGATTTATAGTCAAGGTAGAGAAAAATCGTAATGGCGAAAAAATTGAGGATATAGAGGTTCACTTAGTGAATGGACATTGGAATATTTCGACTGCTAAGCAATCTAGGAATGAGCGAATAATTGAAATGTATAAATCTGATATGACCCAGAGAGATATAGCACAAGAGATGGATTGCAGTCTTGGATTAGTTAGTAAGGTTATCAAAGCGTACAAACAAAATAAAAAGTAG
- a CDS encoding tyrosine-type recombinase/integrase, with product MRRKTVLTVKEVESLKLSNGSKQKFCVGGADGLYLQITKNGSKSWIFRYTALGTGVNGVKQKRKEMGLGSFPLVPLKLARDKAKKYKNLLLDGIDPATDRKVKIEQIKNDEQQKQITFEYVTRLWLEKKSQEWKNPKDFPRWTRAFERNIFPTLGKMPISEITHTHITETLKPIWTEIHDTSTKLRSYISNIFDFAIASSLYHELNPTPSKKQVEVLLPSGKLTQKTNHHPALPYNQLKSFIKDLKTENSIPSLALEFAILTASRFGQIAKASWDQFDLKKNVWIIPAEIMKGSASKAKPHTIPLSKRSIEVLNKVKKLANNKLVFPNTQGNQISDKALKNVILSLHKSLKKINTDSKGYIDPAYNKVITQHGFRSTFLNWVTEKSNYPLHVGRMALAHEIEDKVEAAYRRGNLLEKRALLMEEWAEYMN from the coding sequence ATGCGGAGAAAAACAGTGCTTACTGTCAAAGAGGTTGAATCTCTTAAGCTTAGTAATGGTTCGAAGCAAAAATTTTGCGTTGGAGGAGCTGATGGATTATATCTGCAAATTACAAAAAATGGTTCAAAATCATGGATATTTAGGTATACAGCTCTTGGAACAGGTGTAAATGGTGTTAAACAAAAACGAAAGGAAATGGGGCTTGGCTCATTTCCTTTAGTGCCATTAAAACTTGCTAGAGATAAGGCTAAAAAATATAAAAATCTTTTATTAGATGGAATTGATCCAGCTACGGATAGAAAAGTTAAGATTGAACAAATTAAAAATGATGAGCAACAAAAACAAATTACTTTTGAATATGTAACTAGGTTGTGGCTTGAGAAAAAATCACAGGAATGGAAAAATCCAAAAGATTTTCCAAGATGGACAAGAGCTTTTGAAAGAAATATATTTCCAACTCTTGGGAAAATGCCAATAAGTGAAATTACACATACACATATTACAGAAACTTTGAAGCCAATCTGGACAGAAATACATGATACATCAACTAAGTTGAGATCGTATATTTCTAATATCTTTGATTTTGCTATTGCATCCAGTCTCTATCATGAACTTAATCCAACACCATCTAAGAAACAGGTTGAGGTTTTATTACCATCTGGAAAACTCACACAAAAAACCAATCATCATCCTGCTTTACCATATAATCAGTTAAAAAGCTTTATTAAAGATCTTAAAACTGAAAATTCAATACCATCCTTAGCTCTAGAGTTTGCAATTTTAACAGCTAGTAGATTTGGGCAAATAGCAAAAGCATCTTGGGATCAATTTGATTTAAAAAAAAATGTTTGGATTATACCAGCTGAAATAATGAAAGGTTCAGCAAGTAAAGCTAAACCACATACAATACCGCTATCAAAAAGATCTATAGAAGTGCTTAATAAAGTTAAGAAGTTGGCAAATAATAAGTTAGTATTTCCAAACACTCAGGGCAATCAAATATCAGATAAAGCTTTGAAGAATGTTATTTTGAGTCTTCATAAAAGTTTAAAAAAGATAAATACAGATTCTAAAGGTTATATTGATCCTGCTTATAATAAAGTTATTACACAGCATGGTTTTAGATCTACATTCTTAAACTGGGTAACCGAGAAAAGTAATTACCCTTTACATGTAGGAAGGATGGCTTTAGCTCATGAGATCGAAGATAAAGTTGAAGCAGCTTACAGAAGAGGTAATTTGCTAGAAAAAAGAGCTTTGTTAATGGAAGAGTGGGCTGAATATATGAACTAA
- a CDS encoding helix-turn-helix transcriptional regulator has protein sequence MFNRFREHKKNYEIKAMEEEYLKIDEVLKIIKKKKTTLYAYIARGDFPKPIKVFGNSLWLRSEVNEFMSSFVEQRNKKQNQLGALKECDHVK, from the coding sequence GTGTTCAATCGCTTTCGAGAGCATAAAAAGAATTATGAGATTAAAGCTATGGAAGAAGAATATTTAAAAATAGATGAAGTTCTGAAAATAATAAAAAAGAAAAAAACGACTCTTTACGCATATATCGCGAGAGGGGATTTTCCTAAACCTATAAAAGTTTTTGGAAATAGCTTATGGCTTAGATCTGAGGTTAATGAATTTATGAGTAGTTTTGTTGAGCAAAGAAATAAGAAGCAAAATCAGCTTGGAGCTCTTAAGGAGTGTGATCATGTTAAATAA
- a CDS encoding TriL protein, with amino-acid sequence MIETRGRKDLIEQGNKRVKLALDFLADEVYTNRQILKEVTGITSSQGISGFIKRLEKLGFAREINLPSVEEPNKSYKIIGITSHGMAETNHLDRRGFELSKLKHSQLLHKFLCQRIHLQAIKQNHKYISGRWLTDEWFGGKNVKRPDAIIITQDNQKIAIEAERTIKSKYRYQQIIVQYLKMIKANQISKVRYVMPDQAKAQMVEKAIKSIKSVTVSTNGQKRQFNLTEDVWKWFHFETI; translated from the coding sequence ATGATTGAGACTAGAGGTAGAAAAGATCTTATAGAACAAGGTAATAAAAGAGTTAAGCTTGCTTTAGATTTCTTAGCTGATGAAGTCTATACCAATAGACAAATCTTAAAAGAAGTGACTGGCATTACTTCATCACAAGGTATTAGTGGATTTATCAAAAGACTAGAAAAACTAGGTTTTGCTAGAGAGATAAATCTACCAAGTGTAGAAGAGCCAAATAAAAGTTATAAGATAATAGGTATTACTTCACATGGTATGGCTGAAACTAATCATCTTGATAGAAGAGGCTTTGAATTAAGTAAACTTAAGCATAGTCAGCTATTGCATAAGTTTCTTTGTCAGCGGATACATTTACAAGCTATTAAACAAAATCACAAATATATTAGTGGTAGATGGCTAACTGATGAATGGTTTGGTGGTAAAAATGTCAAACGACCAGATGCTATTATCATTACACAAGATAATCAAAAGATAGCTATAGAAGCTGAACGAACTATAAAAAGTAAATATCGCTATCAGCAGATAATAGTCCAGTATCTTAAAATGATAAAAGCTAATCAAATATCTAAAGTTAGATATGTCATGCCAGATCAAGCTAAGGCTCAAATGGTTGAAAAAGCTATCAAGTCAATAAAGTCAGTAACTGTATCAACTAATGGACAGAAACGACAATTCAATCTAACTGAAGATGTTTGGAAGTGGTTTCACTTTGAGACCATATAA
- a CDS encoding Fic family protein: MKYKPPYTITSKIVSLVSEISQMVGEINASSKIQRDLRLRKVNKVKTIRGTLAIEGNTLDESIITAILEGKKVLAPQKEILEIRNAIKVYDTFNTLNYKSEEDFIKTHLLLMTGLVDEIGCYRSGSVGVMSGSDVIHIAPPSKKLPHLMSDLFNWISNTDEHPLISSCIFHYEFEFIHPFADGNGRMGRLWQSLILSQWNEVFSYLPVESIIYDNQQAYYKAIKDSTDNTNCSVFIEFMLEMLLISIKDITPQVTQHVTPQVKELLKVLGTLELSRQEIQDKLGLKDRKSFSDRYLNPALEQGFIEMTIPDKPKSRLQKYRKK, from the coding sequence ATGAAGTATAAACCGCCATACACTATTACATCTAAAATTGTTTCATTAGTATCTGAAATAAGCCAAATGGTTGGTGAGATAAATGCTTCATCAAAAATTCAAAGAGATCTTAGGCTACGCAAAGTAAATAAAGTTAAAACTATACGCGGAACTTTAGCAATAGAAGGTAATACTCTAGATGAGTCTATTATTACAGCAATACTTGAAGGTAAAAAAGTTTTAGCTCCTCAAAAAGAAATCCTAGAAATCAGAAATGCTATCAAGGTTTATGATACTTTTAACACACTAAACTATAAGAGTGAAGAAGACTTTATTAAAACTCATTTGCTTTTAATGACTGGTTTGGTTGATGAGATCGGTTGCTATCGCTCTGGATCTGTTGGTGTTATGTCTGGTAGTGATGTAATTCATATCGCACCTCCAAGTAAGAAACTTCCTCATTTAATGTCTGATCTATTTAATTGGATATCTAATACAGATGAACATCCTTTGATAAGTAGTTGTATTTTTCATTATGAGTTTGAGTTTATACATCCTTTTGCAGATGGTAATGGTCGTATGGGTAGATTATGGCAATCGCTAATTTTAAGCCAATGGAATGAAGTCTTTAGTTATTTACCAGTTGAAAGCATCATATATGACAATCAACAAGCATATTATAAAGCTATCAAAGATAGTACAGATAATACTAATTGCTCTGTATTTATAGAGTTTATGCTTGAGATGCTTCTAATCTCAATCAAAGACATCACCCCCCAAGTCACACAGCATGTCACCCCCCAAGTCAAAGAACTTCTCAAGGTTTTAGGAACTTTGGAACTATCAAGACAAGAAATACAAGATAAATTAGGCTTAAAAGATAGAAAATCATTCTCTGACAGGTATCTTAATCCAGCCTTAGAGCAAGGTTTTATAGAGATGACTATTCCTGATAAACCTAAAAGTAGATTGCAAAAGTATCGAAAAAAATAG
- a CDS encoding antirestriction protein ArdA encodes MITNYEPQIYIACLASYNNGILYGKWINANQDVSALEEEIQEILAGSPMPDAEEWAIHDYEDFDNLGLSEYESLETISQVAQNIVEHGELFIEAYKYTNNIDEAIEMINDCFIGLYDSVEDYAEETTDISSVPEYLRYYIDFESLARDIELSGDITTFAVDNQIAVFC; translated from the coding sequence ATGATAACAAACTACGAGCCTCAAATTTATATCGCATGTTTAGCAAGCTATAACAATGGTATCCTATACGGTAAATGGATTAATGCAAACCAAGATGTTTCTGCTTTAGAAGAAGAAATTCAAGAGATTTTAGCAGGTTCCCCTATGCCAGACGCTGAAGAGTGGGCAATACATGACTATGAAGATTTTGATAATCTAGGTTTGTCAGAGTATGAAAGCTTAGAGACTATCTCTCAAGTAGCTCAAAACATTGTAGAACATGGGGAGCTTTTTATAGAAGCTTATAAGTATACAAACAATATTGATGAAGCTATCGAAATGATAAACGATTGTTTCATAGGTTTATATGACTCAGTTGAAGACTATGCAGAAGAAACTACTGATATTTCATCAGTTCCAGAATATCTAAGATACTACATCGACTTTGAATCTCTAGCCCGTGATATTGAGCTATCAGGAGATATCACAACTTTTGCAGTTGATAATCAAATAGCTGTTTTCTGCTAA